CTACTCCTATTGAATCTTCCACCAAGACACTGTAAGTCGCTTACTGCTGGTCGCTGTGTGGAATGGTCTTTGGGGCGTGATCCTTCGTTAAGAGTGGCCACTGGCTCCTACAATGAAGATATGGCCACTGACTTTTCAAAAGAGGTGAGAGATACCATTTCTGAGATAAAAGTCGATGATAACATTGTTTACTCTGACATTTTCCCTAATGTGAAAATCAAAAGAGGATCTTCTGCAGCTAAACGCTGGGCTTTGAGGGGTACAAAGTTATCTTATCTTGCAACTTCACCAGGAGGTTCAGCTACGGGTAAAGGGTTTGACTTATTATTTGTAGATGATGTAATCAAAGGGATCGCTGACGCCACAAACGAATTTGCATTGGAAAAACAATGGGACTGGTTCACCAAGCAAATGATTTCACGTGTTGAAAAAGGCGGAAAAATCGTTGTAATTATGACTCGTTGGCATTCTAAAGATTTGGCTGGAAGAATCGAATCTGAAATGCCAGAAATGGGATATAAGCTCCGCATCATCAAAAAGAAAGCTCTTATCGATGAAAAAAAAGAAGAAATGCTATGCTCAGATATCTTATCTTTTGAAGATTATAAAAAGAAACGTGCTGCAATTGGTGTGGATATAGCTTCAGCAAACTACCAGCAAGAACCGATTGATATTAAAGGAAGATTATATTTAGAAGGATTCAAGGAATATGAACTATCAACGATGCCTGAAATCGTTCATACGTATTCTTATACAGATACTGCTGATGAAGGCGACGATAAACATGCGATGTATATTTTTGGCCAGACGATTAATAACCAAGCTTATATTCTGGATGTTCTTTATACAATAGAAGATCAAGGAGTAACAAGAGATAAAACTGTAGAAATGCTTCATAAAAATGAAGTGAATACAGCATGGTTTGAATCCAATAATGGCGGTACTGGATACGCCAGAAGTGTCAAGGATAAAATGAAAGAAGCACATCATACAAATCAAACAGTGATCAAATGGTTTCATCAATCGAAAAATAAGAAAGCTCGTATTATTACCAATGCACCTTGGATAATGGAAAACGTGTTTTTCCCAAAGAGGTGGAAACACAGATGGCCTGAATTATATGAGGACTTGCTATCTTATCAGAGACAAGGGAGAAACAAGCATGATGATGCTCCGGATGGTCTCACTGGCATTGCTGAAATATGTGCTAACAAGTTGAGAGCAAAAAGCCAATCAAAAGAAAAAAATTATAAACGTATTAAACGTATGTTTTAAAGGAGTGTGAGAAATGAATAACGAAAATGAAGAAGTGTCCGAAAAGTTTGATAGAGTAAATGAATTTGAACATGGCACTGACATCAGTTATTCAAGTGATGTGAATGTAAATTATGTTAGCTTCAGTGTAGAATCTAATATCCATTACAGATATAGTTTGGCAGAGGATTTATTGAATGATTCTGATGTTTTAGCAAAGATGATTTTTCATCATAATGAGCATCAAGTTCCACGACTGCAGGTTTTAGATGATTATTACAAAGCAAAAAATACAAACATTATTAAGAACCGTCGGCGTAAAGAGAAAGAAAAGGCTGATCATAGAGCAGCGCATAACTTTGGTAAGGTACTTTCAACATTTGATGTTGGGTACAATACGGGAAATCCTTTAAAGATTCAAATAGATAATGAGGATAGTCAGAAAACGATTGATGACTTTAATCTTGATAATGATATTGACGGATTAAATGGGGAATTGTGGTTGGACATGGACAAATATGGTCGAGCATACGAAGTTGTATATCGAGATGAAGATGATGTTGATTATGTGGATCTATGCAACGTTTTTGAAACTTTCGTTGTTTATGATACTACGGTTAAGCGCAGACCTATATTAGCTGTTCGATATCCTAAAACAAAATTTACAGTAGATGCTGACAAACAATATATCCAACCGATAATTTACACCAAAGATAACATTATCACTTATGATGAAACAACTATTGCTGCTATTGAACTAAAAAATCCAAATGAAGCTCCTCACGACTATAAAGAAGTTCAGATAACCGAGTTTTCACCTAATCGATTCCGAATGGGTTTATATGAGGATATTCTATCTCAGATTGATCTTTACGATGCAGGGCAATCTGACACAGCTAATTACATGACAGATCTAAATGATGCAATGTTAGTAATAAGTGGTGATATTGAAGCGGCTGGCTTAACTACAGATGATGCCATTAAACAAAAAGAAGCGAATATGCTCTTGCTTGAATCAGGTACTGATATTAACGGAAACAAGACCTCGGTCGCTGCTGAATATATCTATAAGCAATATGACGTGAACGGCGTTGAAGCATATAAAGAACGTGTCAGAAATGGAATCCATGAGATTTCAATGGTTCCAGATTTAACTGATACAAATTTTTCAGGAGTGCAATCAGGAGAAGCAATGAAATATAAAATGTTTGGATTTAATCAAATGACGGCAGTAAAGCAAAGGCTATTTAAAAAGAGTCTTGTGCGGCGCTACCGCCTTTTATTCAATCTAAAATCGAGTGTTTCGGAGATTGACAATTCTGATCTAAAAGGATTACGAATTGTGTTTACACCTAATCTACCTAAGGCCATCCTTGAAGAATTAAAAACGCTGGTTGATTCTGGAGCCGAACTTAGCCAAGAAACCATCCTTGGTCTAGCTTCATTTATAGATGACGTACAAGCTGAGATTAATCGAGTGAAGCAAGAGGGACAACCAGTTCCAGGAACTGATCAAGAAAAGGACCAGTTAAAAAAAGAACAAGCAGAATTTCTAGCAAAACAGGCTAAATCTGAGGAGGACTGATAGAGATGTCCTACTTAAAAGAAAGAGAAGATGCTTGGATAAAAGAGCAGATAAAGCTTGATAAAGTTCGAGAAAAAGAAATTGTAAAGAAACTGCACCATGCAATCGATGCTATTCAAACTGAAATTGAAGCAAACTGGGACAGATTCTCTAATGGCCAAAACATCACTATTAGTGAAGCTCGAAAGCGTGCTGATCAAATGGACGTCAAAAAGTTTGAAAGAAAAGCAAAAGAATATGTTAAAAATAATGATTTCAGCCCTCAGGCGAATAAAGAACTTAAAATCTATAATCTCGTTATGAGGGTGTC
The Enterococcus silesiacus DNA segment above includes these coding regions:
- a CDS encoding portal protein — translated: MNNENEEVSEKFDRVNEFEHGTDISYSSDVNVNYVSFSVESNIHYRYSLAEDLLNDSDVLAKMIFHHNEHQVPRLQVLDDYYKAKNTNIIKNRRRKEKEKADHRAAHNFGKVLSTFDVGYNTGNPLKIQIDNEDSQKTIDDFNLDNDIDGLNGELWLDMDKYGRAYEVVYRDEDDVDYVDLCNVFETFVVYDTTVKRRPILAVRYPKTKFTVDADKQYIQPIIYTKDNIITYDETTIAAIELKNPNEAPHDYKEVQITEFSPNRFRMGLYEDILSQIDLYDAGQSDTANYMTDLNDAMLVISGDIEAAGLTTDDAIKQKEANMLLLESGTDINGNKTSVAAEYIYKQYDVNGVEAYKERVRNGIHEISMVPDLTDTNFSGVQSGEAMKYKMFGFNQMTAVKQRLFKKSLVRRYRLLFNLKSSVSEIDNSDLKGLRIVFTPNLPKAILEELKTLVDSGAELSQETILGLASFIDDVQAEINRVKQEGQPVPGTDQEKDQLKKEQAEFLAKQAKSEED
- a CDS encoding terminase, which gives rise to MKRLQELKRSAENELKIEQAREDFFSYCQLMIPEVYKEERGYLVELCNEFQEFLESDDDLLLLNLPPRHCKSLTAGRCVEWSLGRDPSLRVATGSYNEDMATDFSKEVRDTISEIKVDDNIVYSDIFPNVKIKRGSSAAKRWALRGTKLSYLATSPGGSATGKGFDLLFVDDVIKGIADATNEFALEKQWDWFTKQMISRVEKGGKIVVIMTRWHSKDLAGRIESEMPEMGYKLRIIKKKALIDEKKEEMLCSDILSFEDYKKKRAAIGVDIASANYQQEPIDIKGRLYLEGFKEYELSTMPEIVHTYSYTDTADEGDDKHAMYIFGQTINNQAYILDVLYTIEDQGVTRDKTVEMLHKNEVNTAWFESNNGGTGYARSVKDKMKEAHHTNQTVIKWFHQSKNKKARIITNAPWIMENVFFPKRWKHRWPELYEDLLSYQRQGRNKHDDAPDGLTGIAEICANKLRAKSQSKEKNYKRIKRMF